In Nonomuraea sp. NBC_00507, the following are encoded in one genomic region:
- a CDS encoding DUF2795 domain-containing protein has product MEQRGSDKHGPRLDDQQKQETKGMVRGGGTTHAEEWKEPEDMPAPGERSEQSYPPGHEPGTPEGITQRGVDVRSDLAKWLSDCKWPASKDDLVSHAERAGAPDRVADMVGSLPDRRYANVAEVAKALGLGVEKRRW; this is encoded by the coding sequence ATGGAGCAACGTGGGAGCGACAAGCACGGCCCCCGTCTGGACGACCAGCAGAAGCAGGAGACCAAGGGCATGGTCCGCGGCGGCGGCACGACGCACGCCGAGGAATGGAAGGAGCCCGAGGACATGCCGGCGCCCGGTGAGAGGTCGGAGCAGTCGTACCCGCCCGGTCACGAGCCCGGCACCCCCGAGGGAATCACCCAGCGGGGCGTCGACGTCCGTAGCGACCTGGCCAAGTGGCTCAGCGACTGCAAGTGGCCCGCGTCGAAGGACGACCTGGTGAGCCATGCGGAGCGTGCGGGCGCGCCGGACCGGGTGGCGGACATGGTCGGGTCCCTCCCCGATCGCCGGTACGCCAACGTGGCCGAGGTGGCGAAGGCACTTGGGCTCGGCGTGGAAAAGCGGAGGTGGTGA
- a CDS encoding baeRF2 domain-containing protein, translating into MRLDFIRPLYERRGPYASVYLGALTGAEREKQWRAMRDQLDGADSATLDALEPEAKEAAAGRALFATHGEVALAESLLRAPYELAVWSPLPHVTPMLMQRGENVPHLRVIVDHAGAEVTVFGGGSPRRTIVEAEEWPLQKTAQGGWSQKRYERAVDETWEKNAVAVAHEIDEQVRRIGADLILVAGEPKSRSYLLHHLGTKSADRVLMVEHGSRADHGQFEKDVEKALDDWLDRRRAELLERHQEASGPVGVSRVAHALREGRVHAVLSPGELPKPVWIGEGGTQLATDPEELRRWGVDDPVRERADSALARAAAMTDAELWFTDDVKDVAAVLRY; encoded by the coding sequence GTGCGGCTCGACTTCATCCGACCGCTGTACGAGAGGCGTGGCCCCTACGCGTCCGTGTACCTGGGCGCGCTCACCGGCGCCGAGCGGGAAAAGCAGTGGCGCGCCATGCGCGACCAGCTCGACGGGGCCGACTCGGCGACGCTGGACGCGCTGGAGCCCGAGGCGAAGGAGGCCGCGGCCGGGCGGGCTCTGTTCGCCACGCATGGTGAGGTGGCGCTGGCCGAGTCGCTGTTGCGGGCGCCGTACGAGCTGGCCGTGTGGTCGCCGCTGCCGCACGTCACGCCCATGCTCATGCAGCGGGGTGAAAACGTGCCGCACCTTCGCGTGATCGTGGACCACGCGGGCGCCGAGGTGACGGTGTTCGGGGGCGGGTCGCCGCGCCGGACCATCGTCGAGGCCGAGGAGTGGCCGCTGCAGAAGACCGCGCAGGGCGGCTGGTCGCAGAAGCGGTACGAGCGGGCGGTCGACGAGACGTGGGAGAAGAACGCGGTGGCCGTCGCGCACGAGATCGACGAGCAGGTACGCCGGATCGGCGCGGACCTGATCCTGGTGGCCGGCGAGCCGAAGTCGCGCTCGTACCTGCTGCATCATCTCGGCACCAAGTCCGCCGACCGCGTCTTGATGGTCGAGCACGGCAGCCGCGCCGACCACGGCCAGTTCGAGAAGGACGTGGAGAAGGCCCTCGACGACTGGCTCGACCGCAGGCGGGCCGAGCTGCTCGAACGCCATCAGGAGGCGTCGGGCCCGGTCGGTGTGTCCCGCGTCGCGCACGCCCTGCGCGAGGGCCGGGTGCACGCGGTACTCTCGCCAGGCGAGCTGCCAAAGCCCGTCTGGATCGGTGAGGGCGGCACCCAGCTCGCCACCGACCCGGAGGAGCTGCGCCGCTGGGGTGTGGACGACCCGGTCCGGGAGCGCGCGGACTCGGCGCTGGCCAGGGCGGCGGCGATGACGGACGCCGAATTGTGGTTCACCGACGACGTCAAGGACGTGGCGGCCGTACTCAGGTACTGA
- a CDS encoding GNAT family N-acetyltransferase produces MFDPDVSIVTARLTLRPFGPQDAARIRSIVESGVRFLPPGAPSHVSGVAPWLAHGVHELRKSGQGVHLAMTDVDGVVVGAISLFKTSWSAGTTEVGYGVHPLYRGRGLATEAVRGLVEWVFEATELRRIDLTANLDNAASLRVAQKAGFTWEGVLRSAVIDDDGQHDLVVFGLLRGDGRRPAPTLPRAELHTQRLLLRPLAPADVPDLAATAADPLTQARTGVPRGYTEEHARTFIESVERLRLRGAGIGWAAVHPETGRFAVNVDLRDIDWTNRTAEVGYMTAPWARGRGYAGEAVLAVARWLFESHGFHRLQLRAAVGNPESQRVAEKAGFTREGVARASLAGEDLVVFSLVPSDLV; encoded by the coding sequence GTGTTCGATCCCGACGTCAGCATCGTGACGGCCCGGCTCACACTGCGGCCGTTCGGCCCTCAGGACGCCGCCCGGATCCGGTCGATCGTGGAGTCCGGCGTGCGGTTCCTCCCGCCCGGCGCTCCCTCCCATGTCTCCGGCGTCGCCCCATGGCTGGCGCACGGCGTGCACGAGCTCCGCAAGTCAGGTCAGGGCGTCCATCTGGCCATGACGGACGTCGACGGGGTCGTGGTGGGCGCCATCAGCCTGTTCAAGACCTCGTGGAGCGCGGGCACGACCGAGGTCGGGTACGGCGTGCACCCCCTCTACCGGGGCCGCGGCCTCGCCACCGAGGCGGTGCGCGGGCTGGTCGAGTGGGTGTTCGAGGCCACCGAGCTGCGCAGGATCGACCTGACGGCCAACCTGGACAACGCCGCCTCGCTGCGCGTCGCCCAGAAAGCGGGCTTCACCTGGGAAGGCGTGCTGCGTTCCGCGGTCATCGACGACGACGGCCAGCATGATCTGGTCGTGTTCGGCCTGCTGCGCGGCGACGGCCGCCGCCCGGCTCCCACGCTGCCCCGGGCGGAGCTGCATACCCAGCGTCTGCTGCTGCGCCCGCTCGCGCCCGCCGACGTGCCCGACCTGGCCGCCACCGCGGCGGACCCGCTCACCCAGGCCAGGACGGGAGTGCCGCGCGGCTACACCGAGGAGCACGCGCGGACGTTCATCGAGAGCGTCGAGCGGCTCCGGCTGCGGGGCGCGGGCATCGGCTGGGCGGCCGTACATCCGGAGACCGGCCGGTTCGCCGTCAACGTGGACCTCAGGGACATCGATTGGACGAACCGGACAGCCGAGGTCGGCTATATGACGGCCCCATGGGCACGCGGCCGCGGCTACGCCGGCGAGGCCGTGCTGGCGGTCGCGCGCTGGCTGTTCGAGAGCCACGGCTTCCACCGGCTCCAGCTGCGCGCGGCCGTCGGCAACCCGGAGTCCCAGCGGGTGGCCGAGAAGGCGGGGTTCACCCGCGAGGGCGTCGCCCGCGCCAGCCTCGCCGGCGAGGACCTCGTCGTCTTCAGCCTCGTCCCCTCCGATCTCGTCTAG